In one window of Nitrospirota bacterium DNA:
- a CDS encoding DUF2155 domain-containing protein — MLKKILAVVAVLVLAVSFGGCKKKEEKPQLPAGHPPMEGGMPAGMPNVPKVDRKVVVSSTVSAKWKAVKLEVENKATKTKKEYAVNVGGELAIPNTKMTVKVLNFLPDFKMTDKEFTSASDQPNMPAAQVVVSENGKEIWTNWLFSLQPNIHPFQHESVGIVLKGGVAK; from the coding sequence ATGCTGAAGAAGATCTTAGCAGTAGTCGCCGTTCTGGTTCTCGCCGTTTCGTTCGGAGGCTGCAAGAAAAAGGAGGAGAAGCCGCAGCTTCCCGCCGGTCATCCGCCCATGGAAGGTGGGATGCCCGCAGGTATGCCCAACGTGCCTAAGGTTGACCGCAAGGTCGTGGTTTCCAGTACCGTGTCGGCGAAATGGAAGGCCGTGAAGCTCGAGGTGGAGAATAAGGCGACAAAGACGAAGAAAGAGTATGCCGTGAACGTCGGCGGAGAGCTTGCCATCCCGAACACGAAGATGACGGTCAAGGTGCTGAACTTCCTGCCCGACTTCAAGATGACCGATAAGGAGTTCACCTCAGCATCGGACCAGCCGAACATGCCGGCCGCGCAGGTTGTTGTCAGCGAGAACGGCAAAGAGATCTGGACCAACTGGCTGTTCTCCCTGCAGCCCAACATCCATCCTTTCCAGCACGAGTCCGTAGGCATCGTGCTGAAGGGCGGCGTGGCGAAATAG
- the tadA gene encoding tRNA adenosine(34) deaminase TadA has product MQSSTDMDFMRNALAEARKAAALGETPVGAVLVMDGQVIASAHNMRETWQDPVAHAEVLAVREASARLGTWRLKDATLYVTLEPCLMCAGALVLARISRLVYGCRDAKAGALGSVYDVVRDGRLNHTYPITPGVLEAECRDVLKDFFAGLRAEGRGVGSS; this is encoded by the coding sequence ATGCAATCATCGACCGACATGGATTTCATGCGCAATGCGCTGGCAGAGGCCCGGAAGGCCGCGGCCCTGGGCGAGACGCCCGTCGGTGCCGTTCTCGTGATGGACGGCCAGGTTATCGCCTCCGCTCACAACATGCGTGAGACGTGGCAGGACCCCGTAGCCCATGCCGAGGTGCTTGCGGTCCGCGAAGCGTCGGCCCGGCTCGGCACGTGGCGGTTGAAGGATGCGACGCTGTACGTGACCCTTGAACCCTGTCTCATGTGCGCCGGCGCTCTTGTGCTTGCCCGGATCAGCAGGCTGGTCTATGGCTGTCGTGACGCAAAAGCGGGGGCTCTCGGGTCGGTTTACGATGTCGTGCGCGACGGCAGACTGAACCACACGTACCCGATAACGCCCGGAGTGCTTGAAGCCGAGTGCCGGGATGTGCTCAAGGATTTTTTTGCGGGGTTGAGAGCCGAAGGCCGCGGCGTAGGGAGCTCATAG
- the dnaX gene encoding DNA polymerase III subunit gamma/tau, whose product MSYQVLARKWRPQVFEDVAGQAHITRTLQNAITSGRLAHAFLFSGPRGVGKTTTARILAKALNCVEGPTPSPCGKCDSCLETAAGTSMDVIEIDGASNRGIEHIRELREAVKYAPAGGKNKVYVIDEVHMLTNEAFNALLKTLEEPPPHVIFIFATTEPQKIPATILSRCQRYGFKRVSLHEIIGRLRTIADAEGITITDRGLAMIARAAEGSMRDSQSLLDQAVSYSGMAIGDEDLQATLGSVAQEALSRFTAGLLSRDSAGLLVQIDGLLEQGQDMRQFLAGIVEHIRDLLVVKIAADPSQMIELPAADIDAMKQQAAGASAEELLVLFDSLSKTLDDMRWSPHQRFTFEVGMIKACSRTPLKPLAEVLSHMKELEARLAGGQAAMPAPTGRVGERPVEYAAKKPVQPSSPPAESTGGAPGDIWGRVMNSLRTRRPSLASSLADSRLVDLSDEELAIVVQGNSFQLSQIEKQENREIIESIAAEILNRPVRMKVQAATVEKRPLKAKSPAKKKPEEHDPLVQDALRIFGGEVIDEEAEN is encoded by the coding sequence ATGAGCTACCAGGTCCTGGCAAGAAAGTGGAGACCCCAGGTCTTCGAGGACGTCGCCGGACAGGCGCACATCACCCGCACTCTTCAGAACGCGATCACCTCGGGCCGGCTGGCCCATGCCTTCCTGTTCTCCGGCCCCCGCGGCGTCGGCAAGACGACCACGGCGCGCATCCTGGCAAAGGCTTTGAACTGCGTGGAAGGGCCCACTCCGTCGCCCTGCGGCAAATGCGATTCCTGCCTGGAAACGGCCGCTGGCACGTCCATGGACGTCATCGAGATCGACGGAGCATCGAACCGGGGGATCGAGCACATCCGTGAGCTCCGCGAGGCTGTGAAGTACGCGCCCGCAGGCGGCAAGAACAAAGTGTATGTGATCGACGAAGTGCACATGCTCACGAACGAGGCGTTCAACGCCCTGCTGAAAACCCTCGAAGAGCCTCCGCCCCATGTGATTTTCATCTTCGCCACCACGGAACCCCAGAAGATCCCCGCCACGATCCTTTCCCGCTGCCAGCGCTATGGATTCAAGCGCGTGTCGCTTCACGAGATCATCGGGCGGCTCCGCACCATCGCGGATGCCGAAGGGATCACGATTACGGACCGCGGGCTCGCCATGATCGCCCGCGCGGCAGAAGGCAGCATGCGCGACTCCCAGAGCCTTCTGGACCAGGCCGTGTCATACAGCGGAATGGCAATCGGGGACGAGGACCTGCAGGCAACCTTGGGATCCGTCGCCCAGGAAGCGCTCTCCCGGTTCACCGCAGGACTCCTGTCGCGCGACTCCGCGGGGCTGCTCGTGCAGATCGACGGCCTGCTGGAGCAGGGACAGGACATGCGGCAGTTCCTTGCCGGCATTGTAGAGCACATCCGGGACCTGCTTGTTGTCAAGATCGCGGCCGACCCCTCGCAGATGATCGAGCTTCCCGCGGCGGACATCGACGCTATGAAGCAGCAGGCAGCGGGAGCCTCGGCGGAAGAGCTGCTTGTTCTCTTTGACAGCCTGTCGAAGACGCTGGATGATATGCGCTGGTCGCCGCATCAGCGGTTCACCTTCGAGGTGGGGATGATCAAGGCCTGCAGCCGCACGCCGCTCAAGCCCCTTGCCGAAGTTCTGTCGCATATGAAGGAGTTGGAAGCACGGCTGGCGGGCGGTCAGGCCGCGATGCCGGCGCCGACTGGCCGGGTGGGCGAACGACCCGTGGAATACGCTGCGAAGAAGCCCGTCCAGCCATCCTCCCCTCCCGCGGAGTCTACGGGCGGGGCCCCGGGCGACATCTGGGGCCGGGTCATGAACTCGCTCAGGACGAGACGGCCGAGCCTCGCTTCCTCTCTCGCCGACAGCCGGCTTGTCGACCTTTCCGACGAGGAGCTGGCGATCGTCGTCCAGGGAAACAGCTTCCAGCTGAGCCAGATCGAAAAACAGGAAAACCGGGAGATCATCGAGAGCATCGCCGCTGAGATCCTGAACCGCCCCGTGCGCATGAAAGTCCAGGCGGCAACCGTGGAAAAGCGGCCGTTGAAGGCAAAGTCCCCGGCAAAAAAGAAGCCTGAGGAGCACGACCCGCTTGTTCAGGATGCCCTCAGGATCTTCGGGGGGGAAGTCATTGATGAGGAAGCCGAAAATTAG
- a CDS encoding YbaB/EbfC family nucleoid-associated protein, whose protein sequence is MSKNMISNLMKQAQQMQERVKKLQEEAAGKTVEASSGGGMVTVIANGRQEIVSIKIDPSVVDPKDIEMLQDLVSAAVNEALRKSQDLMKEEMARLTAGMGLPPGLL, encoded by the coding sequence ATGTCCAAGAATATGATCAGTAATCTTATGAAGCAGGCCCAGCAGATGCAGGAGCGGGTCAAGAAGCTCCAGGAAGAGGCTGCGGGCAAGACCGTGGAGGCGTCCTCCGGCGGCGGTATGGTCACGGTCATCGCGAACGGCCGTCAGGAAATCGTCTCGATCAAGATCGACCCTTCCGTGGTGGATCCCAAGGACATCGAGATGCTGCAGGACCTGGTCTCCGCCGCGGTGAACGAGGCCCTTCGGAAGTCGCAGGACCTGATGAAGGAAGAGATGGCCAGGCTGACGGCCGGCATGGGGCTTCCGCCGGGGCTGCTGTAG
- the recR gene encoding recombination mediator RecR has product MKEREITSQSSGRRQGRAAAHAAEVSGKALGRMVEAFMRLPGIGRKSAERLAFAVLGMAREDAAGIAQAILDLKDNSRFCPVCNNITEDDLCGICRDPNRDATRICVVEEPSNILILEKTGIFRGRYHALLGAISPLDGIGPEDLKIDGLMDRVQAGGIKEVIIATNPTVKGETTALYLSKLIKPLGVNVSRIAYGLPVGGDIEYADENTVQRALEGRREM; this is encoded by the coding sequence GTGAAAGAGCGCGAGATAACGTCTCAATCGTCGGGGCGGCGGCAGGGCAGGGCCGCTGCGCACGCCGCCGAAGTTTCCGGAAAGGCCCTCGGCAGGATGGTCGAGGCCTTCATGAGGCTGCCCGGCATCGGGAGGAAGAGCGCGGAGCGGCTTGCCTTTGCCGTGCTCGGCATGGCCCGGGAAGATGCAGCCGGCATCGCGCAGGCGATCCTGGACCTTAAGGACAACAGCCGGTTCTGCCCGGTCTGCAATAACATAACCGAAGACGACCTGTGCGGCATCTGCCGCGACCCGAACCGCGACGCGACGCGCATCTGCGTCGTTGAGGAACCGAGCAATATTCTGATCCTCGAAAAGACCGGCATCTTCCGGGGACGTTACCATGCGCTCCTCGGGGCCATCTCTCCGCTGGACGGGATCGGTCCGGAAGACCTGAAGATCGACGGCCTCATGGATCGGGTCCAAGCCGGCGGCATCAAAGAAGTGATCATCGCAACGAACCCCACGGTCAAAGGCGAGACAACGGCCCTCTACCTGTCGAAGCTGATCAAGCCCCTGGGCGTCAACGTGAGCCGCATCGCCTACGGCCTTCCCGTCGGAGGGGACATCGAGTATGCCGATGAGAACACGGTCCAGCGGGCGCTCGAAGGCCGAAGGGAAATGTAA
- a CDS encoding 2-oxoacid:acceptor oxidoreductase family protein has product MAEMVEIRWHGRGGQGTVTAAKVLADACLSGGRNVQAFPEYGPERAGAPLRAYNRISEKILRMHCPVLNPGVVAVVDATLLDAINVAEGAKDDAVFIINTSRDPRDVREKLKAKPSQKVFTIDATKIAIDTIGRPMPNAPMLGALNKATAIVGMDVLLEDVKGSFGKKFAQKIIDGNLAAVKRGYEEVKQG; this is encoded by the coding sequence ATGGCAGAAATGGTTGAGATCAGGTGGCACGGAAGAGGCGGTCAGGGGACGGTCACGGCGGCAAAGGTGCTTGCCGACGCGTGCCTTTCCGGCGGCCGCAATGTGCAGGCGTTCCCGGAGTACGGCCCGGAGCGCGCGGGCGCGCCGCTTCGCGCCTATAACCGCATCAGCGAGAAGATCCTTCGGATGCACTGCCCCGTACTGAACCCCGGCGTGGTGGCCGTCGTGGATGCAACGCTTCTTGACGCTATCAATGTTGCCGAAGGCGCGAAGGACGACGCGGTCTTCATCATCAACACGAGCAGGGACCCGAGAGACGTCCGCGAGAAGCTTAAGGCCAAGCCCTCCCAGAAGGTCTTCACCATCGATGCGACCAAGATCGCCATCGACACCATCGGCCGGCCCATGCCGAACGCGCCCATGCTTGGCGCGTTGAACAAGGCCACGGCAATCGTGGGCATGGACGTGCTGCTCGAGGACGTGAAGGGAAGCTTCGGCAAGAAGTTCGCCCAAAAGATCATCGACGGGAACCTTGCCGCGGTGAAGCGGGGGTACGAGGAGGTAAAACAGGGATGA
- a CDS encoding 4Fe-4S binding protein: MKQMNWKELPHAGTVLKAGNANEYKTGSWRTYKPRWIEENCIQCLFCWIYCPDSAVVVKDEKMTGFDYDHCKGCGVCAMECPGKKGNKAIVMEEEGK; encoded by the coding sequence ATGAAACAGATGAACTGGAAAGAGCTGCCGCACGCCGGCACGGTCCTGAAGGCCGGCAATGCGAATGAATACAAGACCGGTTCGTGGCGCACGTATAAGCCGCGCTGGATCGAAGAGAACTGCATCCAGTGCCTCTTCTGCTGGATCTATTGCCCCGACTCTGCCGTAGTGGTCAAGGACGAGAAGATGACCGGCTTCGACTACGACCACTGCAAGGGCTGCGGCGTCTGCGCCATGGAGTGCCCTGGCAAGAAGGGCAACAAGGCCATTGTCATGGAAGAGGAGGGCAAATAA
- the porA gene encoding pyruvate ferredoxin oxidoreductase — MTTKTVAVTGNQAVAEALRQLNPDVMPAYPITPSTGIMESFTSFVSNGKVDTETILVESEHSAMSACIGASAAGGRVATATSAQGLALMWEMLHIASGYRLPILMALVNRALSAPLNIHGDHSDGMGMRDCGWIQIFCENAQEAYDNTIMAYRIAEHKDVRLPIAVNMDGFIISHSIESMQYITDEDVKKFVGDYIAIDPLLDIDNPKSIGALVLTDYYMEHKRAQHQAMLNVKKVVQDVSAEFAKLTGRKYELFETYRLEDADVAIVALNSAAGTIKDEVDRYREKGVKAGLLKPRMFRPFPYEEVGMALKNAKAVCVMDRADSYGGFGPLFMEIASAVYPYKGPAMFNKIYGLGGRDLMPLDVDQVIDETIEVAKTGKVKMMKDYLSVRS; from the coding sequence ATGACGACCAAGACCGTGGCGGTCACCGGCAACCAGGCCGTTGCGGAGGCGCTCCGCCAGTTGAATCCCGATGTCATGCCCGCCTATCCCATCACGCCGTCGACGGGCATCATGGAGTCATTCACCTCCTTCGTGTCGAACGGCAAGGTGGATACGGAAACGATTCTCGTGGAGAGCGAGCACAGCGCCATGAGTGCCTGCATCGGAGCATCCGCTGCCGGCGGCCGCGTGGCAACGGCAACGAGCGCTCAGGGCCTCGCGCTCATGTGGGAGATGCTCCATATCGCGTCGGGCTACCGGCTTCCGATCCTGATGGCACTCGTGAACCGGGCGCTCTCGGCACCGCTCAATATCCACGGCGACCATTCCGACGGTATGGGCATGCGTGACTGCGGCTGGATCCAGATCTTCTGCGAGAACGCCCAGGAGGCCTATGACAACACGATCATGGCTTACCGCATCGCCGAACACAAGGACGTGCGGCTGCCGATCGCCGTCAATATGGACGGTTTCATCATCAGCCACTCCATCGAAAGCATGCAGTACATCACCGACGAGGACGTGAAGAAGTTCGTGGGCGACTACATCGCCATCGATCCGCTTCTCGACATCGACAATCCCAAGAGCATCGGCGCCCTGGTCCTGACGGACTACTACATGGAGCACAAGCGCGCCCAGCATCAAGCCATGCTGAACGTGAAGAAGGTCGTGCAGGACGTGTCTGCCGAGTTCGCCAAGCTGACGGGCAGGAAGTACGAGCTCTTCGAGACCTACCGGCTCGAGGACGCTGACGTGGCCATCGTGGCCTTAAACTCGGCTGCAGGCACCATAAAGGACGAAGTGGACCGGTATCGCGAGAAGGGTGTGAAGGCCGGGCTGCTCAAGCCCCGGATGTTCCGCCCCTTCCCCTATGAGGAAGTTGGGATGGCGCTTAAGAACGCCAAGGCCGTCTGCGTCATGGACCGGGCTGACTCCTACGGCGGCTTCGGCCCGCTTTTCATGGAAATCGCGTCGGCCGTCTACCCGTACAAGGGCCCGGCGATGTTCAACAAGATCTATGGCCTCGGCGGCAGGGACCTGATGCCGCTCGACGTGGACCAGGTGATCGACGAGACCATCGAGGTCGCGAAGACCGGCAAGGTCAAAATGATGAAAGATTACCTCTCCGTCAGGAGCTAA